gtggtggggggagggggtccttaGCTGTCCTCACTAACAGCACTTCCCTCCAGAGCCCGGTTCCTGGAGAATGTGGCAGCAGCGGAAACAGAGAAGCAGGCTGCACTGGCCCAGGGCCGGGCGGAGGCCCTGGCTGGGGTCATGTCCGATGAGACTGACGGGCACCCAGGTAGGTCAGCGGATGGGCGGGATCTACCCTTGCTGCTCTactgccccctcccaaggcaggATGCCGACAGTTGCTCCCACTTCTCTAGATACTCGGGAACTCTGGAGCTCCCCCGAGGCAGCCCCTGGACCCAGAACACCCCAGAGCCCTACCCACCGAGTGCTGCTCTGGTCCCAGCGAAGCCTTGACCCAGAGTCCAGAGAGCTACCGTCTCCACCACGCCCCAAGGTTGAGCCCACCCAGGAGCTTCCGGCCCGAGTCCCCAAGCTCTGCATTGGGGACCTGGACTTTTCAGATCTGGGGGAAGACGAGGACCAGGACATGCTGAACATGGAGCCTATGGAGACTGGGAAAGgggtcccacccccaccacccctactACCCTCATTCTCTGGAGgcccaccacctcccccaccgCCACCTCCCCCACCCATCAAAGGTCCCTTCTcgccaccccctccaccccccattgcccctcttcctccctctgcacCTGATGGCCCAGCCTTTCCCACCAAGAGGAAGACTGTGAAACTCTTCTGGCGGGAGTTAAAGCTGactgggggcccaggggcccctcggagtcgCTTTGGGCCCTGCCCCACCCTATGGGCCTCCCTGGAGCCTGTCTCGGTGGACACAGCCCGACTGGAGCATCTGTTCGAGTCCCGGGCCAAGGATGTGCTACCTTCCAAGGtaggtgtgtaaaaacacaaaagagaaaaggaccagcagggctctatctctcccgctgcccgcgttcggtagtctccagccacttcccccaccctggggaggttgatggcgatgatgaggcaggcgaaggaaggaacagagccaagctggttggtctcaatggcagtttattcccatctccgttcccgttctgcttctctctctcgcccccgctcactctcacttcttttgccttgagctctgcttcagtgtctcccctgcttctgtctgtctctctgtctctgtctctgtagtctctcctctggtctcttccgactgctctgtctctgcttgtgtctccttctgtctgtgttgtctccttcgcttctatgtcttcccgtgtgtcttctgtgtcttctcttgtgtcgtcttcttctgtctcccctgtcttcttcctctatcccctctctcttcttctgtctcctctgtcttcttcctctgtctcctctgtcttcctcCTCCGTCTCTTCcgtcttcttcctctctctcctctgtctcctttcttctccttcttcggtctccttcttcctctgtctcccttgtcttctttctctccccctcagtgccccagtcttagtttatatagcaaattacgtagggtggtgacacaaaggtggattgaacattaacaaatcaaataagggtaaaaccatttctcaggaaattaacaaaatctcatctaaggaaatctcaactaaggagatccactcgagggtgggggtgtgagctagtaatctacttaaatagttatagtaaatgtacttctaatatttctagcaatgtcattctgtatgagcacagtaagagatgtaaagtttggttcttcctgaggacatctcactacatattccagaccacagtcctcaggccaggttagtcttcttaaccccagcaggatcctaatctcgtcgttacctttggatcatgacagcattgtccatgatcatgccctcaacttgtagttgagtattgtggcgctttggcctggcccattttgatgccagggtagctcacagcttgccctgggtctattctgtccctcgtcaggaccctgcttttggggtgctggaactaagggcaactgagtcgagaaagcagatgcccaggattaaatattattggagtcaatcaactcccaagttacaagcacaatattaactgtcttcctgtgtccatacagaaaggacattgctttaaggtaaactttgcaaaagacactaacttataatacaagttcagagtccttagaaggatctaatcttacaagataacagaatatGATTAGGGGAAAGGTGATTAACTgcttgggaaggagggtgcagagaagagtttacagataaagggatgggagtgtctccagagcacttaaacctaaactccttgtggcaagggaggaaggacaaaccaatgttatcctacagtagggAACCCCACCTTCATCCACCAGGTAAACCCAGTGCAGGAGGGCCCAGAGCTGCACAGGCCAGTCACTAATCCCACCACCCCCTCACTCCCGTACACTGGgaaactgagagagagaactgtgtGGGGATTTCTCTGAGATCTCAGCAAGAGACCCACCGAGCCCTGACTGGTCACTGAATCCCAAGGCCTGACACGCCCAAGAATCCTGATGTGGAGTAACTCCTGATGTGGAGTAACCCTGCAGGGCCTTTCAGGCATGTGCTTGGACTGCTGCTCTACCTCCCCGCTTCCCCAGCCTTACATtgctgccctcctcctcctcccttccaaaGAAAGCTGGGGAGGGCCGCCGGACAATGACCACGGTGCTGGACCCAAAGCGCAGCAACGCCATCAACATCGGCCTGACCACGCTGCCGCCTGTGCACGTCATCAAGGCTGCCCTGCTCAACTTTGATGAGTTTGCGGTCAGCAAGGACGGCATTGAGGTGGGGACACCCGACAGGGCGCTGGGCGGGAGGCGGGCCTCTCCTTTGGACAGGGAGCTTGTGGGGTGTTTCTGCCGAGCATAGTCGGCATCCTGGGGCTCCCTTGGGAAGAATTCGAGACCAATTCCAGATGCCCACACTGACCAAGGGGCCACGGGGGCGTGGCGGCTACACTTCTAGAAGCTCCTGACCATGATGCCCACAGAGGAAGAACGGCAGAAGATTGAGGAGGCTCAGCTGGCCAGCCCGGACATACCACTGGGCCCCGCTGAGAGTTTCCTGATGACCCTCGCCTCCATCGGGGGCCTGGCTGCCCGCCTCCAACTCTGGGCCTTCAAGCTGGACTATGACGGCATGGAGCGGGTACCTGGTTTGTGGGTGAGGACGGGCAGTGGGCACAGGTGAGCCTGATGGGCACCAGGAGTCTGAGTCCCCGGTCTCCCGCGTCAGGAAATCGCCGAGCCACTGTTCGATCTGAAAGTGGGCATGGAACAGCTGGTGCAGAATGCCACCTTCCGCTGTATCCTGGCCACGCTGCTGGCCGTGGGCAACTTCCTCAATGGCTCCCAGGTGAGTGAGCACCTGCGGGCTATGGGGGCTGGGGCTTCGGAGCCAACCAGGAAAGGCTCAGACCAGGTCATTTCAGAGCAGCGGCTTTGAGCTGAGCTACCTGGAGAAGGTGTCCGAGGTGAAGGACACGGTGCGTCGGCAGTCACTGCTGCACCATCTCTGCAGCCTGGTGCTCCAGACCCGGCCTGATTCCTCCGACTTCTACTCAGAAATCCCCGCCCTGACCCGCTGTGCCAAGGTGAGCACCAATCACAGGCCTGCCAGAGCCTGGCCCGGCCTGAGGGAgcgaggctgacctgggctgcGCTGCCGGGGCGTGTTCAGGCTACAGGTGTGGGCCCAGGCTGTCCTCTCTAGAAAGTCCTTCATTGGCCTGGCGACAcctcctctgtctctccatctcagTGGCGCCACCACTCTGCTCGAGTCCTCTTGACCTCCCACTGCATTGCATGCTCGCCCCCATCTGATTCTTGCATTCCAGAATGTTCAGAGCAGATGTCTGTGTCCATCAGGCCCAGCTTGCCAACCAGAAGCTGCAAGGTTTCAGGGTCGGGGAGACCAGTGTGCGTTCCCCTGCTTTACTAGGTGGACTTTGAGCAGCTAGATGAGAACCTGGGGCAGCTGGAGCGCCGGAGCCGGGCCGCTGAGGAAAGTCTGCGGGGCTTGGCCAAGCACGAACTGGCCCCTGCTCTGCGGAACCGCCTCACACACTTCCTGACCCAGTGTGCCCGCCGGGTTCACATGCTGAGGGTCGTGCACCGCCGCGTCTGCAACAGGTGGGGGCAGGAGCCCTGGAGAGGCGAGGACGCTACCACCATCCCTCAAACCCCAAGCTGCACTCACTGTCCCACCGCACCTCTCCTGCCTAGGTTTCACGCCTTCCTGCTCTACCTGGGCTACACGGCGCAGGCAGCCCGTGAGGTGCGCATCACGCAGTTCTGCCACACGCTGCGGGAGTTCGCGCTGGAATACCGCACCTGCCGGGAGCGCGTGCTGCAGCAGCAGCGCAAACGGGCCACATACAGGGAGCGCAACAAGACCCGGGGCCGCATGATCACTGAGGTGGGTGCCCCTGCCTGCCAGGTCCCAGCCACGATCCCCACGATCCCCTTCCTTGTGCTCAGCTTGCCCTGCTCGCCTCTCCAGACAGAGAAGTTCTCAGGCGTGGCTGGGGAAGTCCCCAGCCACCCATCTGTCCCCGTGGCTGTGGGCAGCGGGCCGGGCCGAGGTGATGCCGACAGTCATGCCAGCATGAAGAGTCTGCTGACCAGCAGGCCCGAGGACTCCACACATGCCCGCCGCAGCAGAGGTGGGACCTGCGGCCAAGGTGGGGACAGTGGGATCTGGCACCCCGTGGTTCTTACGTccctccctggcctcctgcaggcaTGGTCCAAGGTAGCTCTCCAGTCATGGCCACAGCGCCGGGGCCTTCCACCGCCCCCCCTGAGGAGCCCCCTGGCTCCAGCTTACCCAGTGACACTTCCGATGAGATCATGGACCTACTCGTGCAATCAGTGACCAAGAGCAGCCCGCGGGCCTTGGCTGCTCGGGAACGCAAGCGATCCCGAGGCAACCGCAAGTCCTGTGAGTACCCCTGCCTTGCCCACTGCCTGCTTTCACCCCGTCACCCCCCTCCAACCTCGCTCTGTCCCTGCAGTGAGACGAACGCTGAAGAGCGGGCTCGGAGAAGACCTGGTACAGGCACTGGGGCTGAGCAAGGGCACCGGCCTGGAGGTGTGACGCTGTGGCCTGCAGACCTGGACACAGTTGCAGCTCAGGCTACACAGGACTAGTGTGAGGGGGCGCCAGAGGCCAAGCTCTTTGCAACTCCAGGCCTGCCCTGCCTCGTGGCCAATGCCTTTAACAgtattatgtgtgtatgtatgtgcgtgtgtgtgtgtgtgtgtgtgtgtgtgcgtgcatgcacgcAGTAGACCTCCCAGAACATGAGGAGTGtaataaagttttcttaattAATCCAAcaatattttccttcttaaaaagaATCCACCACACCATAGCTGTCACAGCAGCGAAATCTGAGGGGCTGACTCTTCCTGCCTCGTCTCTCATTATGACCCACAGAGCCAATGGTCACGTTCTAAGGCATTTATTCAATCCTATCCCTCAGATtgctgtgcccccaccccgccttcccCCCGGGAGTAGGCCCTCATGCTCCGGGCATGGGACGAGGCTCCAGGGCAGGGTTCGGCAGCCCGTGGCTGCAACGTCAGTGCCTATAACCGCTTCATCTGACGCCGCTCCTGTCGGCGCTGTCGTTTCTCATTATGCTCCGGCGCTGGAGCACCGCTGTCGGCTGTGAACCATGGGCCCAGCACGTTCACCCACAGGAGGTAAAGGGCCCGGCCGGGAGCCTGGGGAAGAAAAGGTTACCTTGAAACCAGGTGCAGGGATTGGGAGAAAGGGGACGCTTAGTGGCCCGAGCCCTTTGCCCTCACGCACCAGGAGCCAGAAGGACCAGAAGTAGAGCGAGAAGCAGCTGAGCACCTGCACGATGGCTGTGAGGAGGATCACATCCTTCAGGTGCCTGTGGAGAAAAGGGGGGCTGAAAAGGccaaagggaggagaggggccccAGTTCagctcccttccccacccaaCCGAGTTGCAGGAAGCTGTGGGTCTTGGGCTCTCTGGGCCCCGGCACCCCAGACCCGGGGCCGCTCACCTGGGCCGGCGGTGGGGGACACTCACTCTGCCATGCCCTGCTCCATGTTGAGGTCCATGCCACCATCCATCAAGGCCCCATCATCTGAGAAGGCTGCCCGTGCCATTGAGCTCATGGAGTGGTAGCTGGCCCCGTAGACTGCCAGACTAAAGCCCAGAGCCATCTGAAGAGCAAGAGTGAGAAGTCAGAGGCCAGCTGCCCGCTCTCTTGGACTCGCCCATCTCCAGGGGGGATGACACTTACCCAGGCCCAAAATGAGGCAGATGAGTAGAAGACGACCAAGGTCACAAGACAGTAAATAGCCTGCAAGGAGACACAGGATCATGCTGGGCTCAAAAGATGCTCCTAAAGCTCCATGTCCCTCAATTCTGGCCAAGAACTAGCTAAGCTGTACTAAGAAACAGGCtatttttttgagggtttttttttttttttttgagggggtagtGGGGTGGAGTTCAAGTTTTGGGCATactcggtggtactcagggcttactcctggttccgcccTTCatagatctctcctggtgggacttgggggaccttatgtgatgcctGGGTCTTGGGCTCTCTGGACACTGGTACCCAAGCCCTGGAACTGCTCACCTGGACAAGTCATCAGGGACACTCACTCTGCCATACCCTGCTCCACGTTGTCCATGCCACACTACTGAGTCCGGGTTGGTcgcattcaaagcaagtgccctacctgctgtcttatgTCTCCAGTCCAAGGGATAGGTCATTTCTTAAACTTTGGGGGAACATGGGACTGCTGCTCTAGTAACCAGACCCCTCTGACAAAAAAATTCAGGAGAGCAGCTCCTGCATACTGGGAAAGGGAAGGGTTCTACCTATCTGAGGTTCATAGGCTCAATTTGGTCTGGCTTGGTTTTGACTTCTCCAATTTCCCTGTATCTGAATCCTttatcccctccctgccccattccCTTTGTCGTGACCAGGAAGTGGTACACAATGGGGGTTGTACACTTGGTTGCGGTGCTGGGTAGGGAATGGGGTCATACACTTCAATTGCATAGAAGACTGCACATGTGGGTAGTGCCAACAAGGCTGTAATCTGGCATGTGGGCTGAGACAGGGATAGGACTTGAAGCTTCAAGGCAAGCTCTGCCATCGAACTATCTATTCCTGGGGACCCCTTtcaccatttctttttaatttgcacTCTTCAGAACCTTTGGATGACAttctgcaccccaccccatcaccaaACAGCTGGGGTGTCTGGTCCCTTGGGTGAGCAAAAGAAGCACTTACATTGGCCCCCAGAATGATCCGCAGGTAGAACTTCAGagtttctctgttttcttcaaaTATCTGCTTCTTCCCTCTCGTGCCCACTTTGCCCTTGGGCTGCAGAGGGATGGTGAGATGCTGTCAGAACCTGCCACATCCTCCTCAATCTTCCCCCAGCAGTCTAGGTACAGAGAGCACTTGAGGCAGGTCCCCAGGGTATTCAAACCTAGGACCATCCGCGGGATGTCTAGCCCTGCTCAGGTCCCTCCTATAAGGGCTGACACCAGCAGTCCCGCTATGATCACCTACGCCCGAGCTTCCCTGCAGCTTTGGGCTTACCCACCCGTTCAGGGGCAACGAACTCCACATCGGAGTTGAATGGTTCGCTTCACCGCCTCGGCGAGAGCGATCCAGATCTAGGGTGACGCCCACCCTTCAGATCTCCGATGCTATCTGATACTGGAGCTCGCCCTCCTTGAGCACCAGTTCTGGTTCGATCCTGCACTCCGGCACTTCCCACATTGCTTTAGTGCGGTCTAACTACCTGGATGGCGCCCCCCTCCGGCCACgttctttctctgttttcaaTCACACAGCCCAGGGAGCACTTTACCGACGGAGGCCTCAGCCTACCCATTTTCCTTACCGCCATGGTGCGAAGCAAGTACCCAGCCCAGGAAATAAGGGAGAAAGCGCGAAAGCACGCTCAGTAAGGTCCCACATCGGCAGCACAGGCACTTCCGGTGCAGACCCAAATCGTCAGCAACTGGGACGGAAGTGAAGGGGCCACTTCCTGCACAAGCCCCACCCCACAAGCCGGTGGGACTACACGTCCCAGAAAGCCTTGCGCGGGGGGAAGGCAACGGGGAGGTCATGGCGGAGTCGCTGCCCCTTGAGGTGAGAGCAGCCCGCGCTCTGGCCCAGCTCAGGGTAGTCCCCCGCCTCCGGGCCCGCAGGCTGCGGGGACGGACTGTCAGGCCACTTGGTTGAACTGACCAGCCCGGGAGATCTCAGGACCTGCAGTTTTGCGAAATGGCCTCTCCCTTGAGCCACTTCGCCCCCTTTTCTGGAGAACCCGTGCTCTCTCCTACCCCGTCGGTCCCAGACGGGAGATGGCTGCTCTGTCTCTTCAATGAGCACCGCCCTCAGCCTGCCCGCTTCCCTGGAGATGTCCGTCTACCCTCGTCAGTTCTGAAAGATGTTTGCTCCATCGCATCCTCCCCGCAGGCTAGCCCCATGGACCCGTTAGGGCGGTTGTCCCTTCCCTCCGCTGAGAGATCGCAGCCACCGCAGGCCGACGAACTAACTGGAGCATAATCGTGGAGTTCCTCCACCTAGTAATGATCGCTCCTACTTCCTTCAGCCCATAGGACATTGCTCCTTGTCGGAGTCTAGAACAAGACCCCTCAGCTGCTCCTGGCCCGTGGGAGATAGCAGGTTTTGTCCCTAGTGGTCTCTTATGATGCCGGCCCCTAGACCAAGAGTTGGCAGCCCCCTCCTGGGTGCAGGAGACAGGCCCACCCCTTCTCCATGAATCTTGGAATGAAACAACCCTTTGGCAAGATTAGCACTGCTTTCACCCCGTTGAGCCATCCCCCTGTCCCTATGGTATGTGTCccttccccattttcttttttttttttttaatttttgctttttgggtcacacccggcaatgctcaggagttactcctggctctgcattcagaaattactcctggcagtactcgggggaccatatgggatgccagggatcgaacccaggtcagccgcgtgcaaggccaatgctctatccgctgtgctattgctctcggCCTTCCCCATTTTCTTATTCACTGCATCCTCATAGATCTCAGGAGGACCCATCAATCTCTGGGTACCCCTCAGGATGGGCTTCATGGGACAGCATCTCCACCCTCACCTTTGCCTTCTCTTTCCCTGTAGAAAATTCACCTTCCCTTTTCAGCTCAAAGAACCAAGCTCTCTCTCCTCAGTAAGACCaggtttgggggcagggaggtgatGAAAGGGACTGCAGCCCAAGTGCCTGATTTGGTCACTGGCACACAGTTCACTCAGGTGCTTGATCCTTCAAGCACCACAGGGTGAccctctgccaaaaaaaaaaaaaaaagaatcctgtaCAGACAGGTTTATTGCCCTCTCCCTTGGTTCTGTGGGTTGGCTGCTAAGCCTTGGAAGACAAAATGACCCCTGTCTTTCCTTGGCGCCAACAAAATTCCCTTACCTCCCCTAGGAAGAAGGCTCTGGCGGTCCCAgacccttctctgtgctcagccTCCCCAGCCCATAATACTGTTCTCACTCAGACTCTCTTTAAGGcactgctttcttttcctttcctgagtGAATATTTGGTGGAAATAGAGGTAGGGTCAATCTTGGACTAAAAGAGAGGGCAAGGAGTGTCCATTGTTGATTCACTCTAAGCTGGCTGAGTACTGTCTGTGTTGGGGaccagagaaggaagaaaagatcaGAATGAGCTGGTGAGGTCAGTCCTATGGAAGCATCTAGAAGAGGCCCATACAGGCCATAGTAATTAGGCATGATGTTCGGAGGTGG
This Sorex araneus isolate mSorAra2 chromosome 8, mSorAra2.pri, whole genome shotgun sequence DNA region includes the following protein-coding sequences:
- the FHOD1 gene encoding FH1/FH2 domain-containing protein 1, whose protein sequence is MAGGEDRGDGDPVSVVTVRVQYLEDTDPFACANFPEPRRAPTCSLDGALPLSAQIPALHRLLGAPLKLEDCALQVSPSGFYLDPELSLEEQREMLEGFYDEISKGRKPTLILRTQLSVRVSAILEKLYGSSGPELRRSLFSLKQIFQEDKDLVPEFVHSEGLSCLIRVGAAADHNYQTYILRALGQLMLFVDGMLGVVAHSETVQWLYTLCASLSRLVVKTALKLLLVFVEYSENNAPLFIRAVNSVASANGTLPWANLVSILQEKNGADPELLVYTVTLINKTLAALPDQDSFYDVTDALEQQGMEALVHRHLSTAGTDVDLRTQLVLYESTLRLEDGDTEEAATCTASGGRRERRKPSSEEGKRSRRSLEGGGGPVRTPEPSPTGPASSPTGPASSPSTPTLLIGPASRPSGPASPTGTASSPAVPTSPRGPASPTGTASRPMSPPSNPHASMSFFPIISADSSCERSVYKARFLENVAAAETEKQAALAQGRAEALAGVMSDETDGHPDTRELWSSPEAAPGPRTPQSPTHRVLLWSQRSLDPESRELPSPPRPKVEPTQELPARVPKLCIGDLDFSDLGEDEDQDMLNMEPMETGKGVPPPPPLLPSFSGGPPPPPPPPPPPIKGPFSPPPPPPIAPLPPSAPDGPAFPTKRKTVKLFWRELKLTGGPGAPRSRFGPCPTLWASLEPVSVDTARLEHLFESRAKDVLPSKKAGEGRRTMTTVLDPKRSNAINIGLTTLPPVHVIKAALLNFDEFAVSKDGIEKLLTMMPTEEERQKIEEAQLASPDIPLGPAESFLMTLASIGGLAARLQLWAFKLDYDGMEREIAEPLFDLKVGMEQLVQNATFRCILATLLAVGNFLNGSQSSGFELSYLEKVSEVKDTVRRQSLLHHLCSLVLQTRPDSSDFYSEIPALTRCAKVDFEQLDENLGQLERRSRAAEESLRGLAKHELAPALRNRLTHFLTQCARRVHMLRVVHRRVCNRFHAFLLYLGYTAQAAREVRITQFCHTLREFALEYRTCRERVLQQQRKRATYRERNKTRGRMITETEKFSGVAGEVPSHPSVPVAVGSGPGRGDADSHASMKSLLTSRPEDSTHARRSRGMVQGSSPVMATAPGPSTAPPEEPPGSSLPSDTSDEIMDLLVQSVTKSSPRALAARERKRSRGNRKSLRRTLKSGLGEDLVQALGLSKGTGLEV
- the TMEM208 gene encoding transmembrane protein 208, with amino-acid sequence MAPKGKVGTRGKKQIFEENRETLKFYLRIILGANAIYCLVTLVVFYSSASFWAWMALGFSLAVYGASYHSMSSMARAAFSDDGALMDGGMDLNMEQGMAEHLKDVILLTAIVQVLSCFSLYFWSFWLLAPGRALYLLWVNVLGPWFTADSGAPAPEHNEKRQRRQERRQMKRL